From Oculatellaceae cyanobacterium, a single genomic window includes:
- a CDS encoding NAD-dependent epimerase/dehydratase family protein: protein MRILVMGGTRFIGVSLTKILVEQGHEVVLFNRGNKPAPVEGVQQIHGDRTDASQLKDKLSSEKFDAIFDNNGRELSDTQPLAEIFKDKVHHFVYMSSAGVYLKSDQMPHIEGDAVDPKSRHKGKHETETYLTQSGLPFTSIRPTYIYGAQNYNDLEAWFFDRIVRDRPIPIPGNGMHITQFGHVKDLANAMALVLGNSQAVGQIYNVSGDRFVTFDGLARACAVAAGKSPENLQIIHYDPKKFDFGKRKAFPMRVQHFFASVNKAKIQLNWQPEYDLISGLKDSFQNDYIASGRDQTEIDFSTDDQILQAHNA, encoded by the coding sequence ATGCGAATTCTAGTTATGGGTGGAACCCGATTTATCGGTGTCTCTCTCACAAAAATTTTGGTGGAACAAGGACATGAGGTTGTCTTGTTCAATCGCGGTAATAAACCTGCACCTGTGGAAGGTGTGCAACAAATACATGGCGATCGCACTGACGCATCCCAACTAAAAGATAAGTTATCATCAGAAAAGTTTGACGCGATTTTTGATAATAATGGGCGTGAACTTAGTGATACTCAACCATTAGCAGAAATTTTTAAAGATAAAGTCCACCATTTTGTCTATATGAGTTCTGCTGGAGTTTATCTCAAATCTGACCAAATGCCACATATAGAAGGTGATGCGGTTGATCCTAAAAGTCGCCACAAAGGTAAGCATGAAACTGAAACTTACCTAACACAATCAGGATTACCTTTTACCTCAATTCGCCCTACATATATATATGGTGCTCAAAACTACAATGATTTAGAAGCGTGGTTTTTTGATCGCATAGTGCGCGATCGCCCTATCCCCATCCCTGGAAATGGAATGCACATTACCCAATTTGGTCATGTGAAAGATTTAGCTAATGCAATGGCACTTGTTTTAGGAAACTCCCAAGCAGTAGGGCAAATTTATAACGTTTCAGGCGATCGCTTTGTTACTTTTGATGGTTTAGCCCGCGCTTGTGCTGTCGCTGCTGGTAAATCACCTGAGAATTTACAAATAATTCATTACGATCCGAAAAAGTTTGATTTCGGTAAGCGTAAAGCTTTCCCTATGCGGGTGCAGCATTTCTTTGCTTCCGTAAATAAAGCCAAAATTCAACTAAATTGGCAACCAGAATATGACTTAATCTCTGGTCTAAAAGACTCTTTTCAAAATGATTACATAGCTTCTGGTCGTGACCAAACTGAGATAGATTTCTCTACTGACGATCAGATTCTTCAAGCTCACAACGCTTAA
- the pgsA gene encoding CDP-diacylglycerol--glycerol-3-phosphate 3-phosphatidyltransferase has product MNLPNSITLSRLLGLPVLLYGLQNPTHTWRWVCLAIFLVAAATDWLDGYLARKLNQITELGKFLDPLVDKLLVLAPLLALIQLGQVPAWGVFLILGRELAIAGWRVNQVTISGANIWGKLKTVSQIVAIALLIAPLSDAWRIPSLVAFWISVALTLISGLIYLLPPNQSIKLSATIK; this is encoded by the coding sequence ATGAACTTACCCAACTCGATTACTTTATCTCGTCTCCTGGGTTTGCCAGTACTGTTATATGGTTTGCAAAACCCAACTCATACTTGGCGCTGGGTATGTTTAGCAATTTTTTTAGTTGCTGCTGCTACAGATTGGTTAGATGGCTACTTGGCTCGTAAACTTAACCAAATCACCGAGCTAGGTAAGTTTCTTGATCCATTAGTAGATAAGTTGCTGGTACTTGCTCCTCTGCTGGCGTTGATTCAATTGGGTCAAGTACCAGCTTGGGGGGTATTTTTGATTTTGGGGCGAGAATTGGCGATCGCAGGTTGGCGCGTTAACCAAGTTACTATTTCCGGTGCTAATATCTGGGGCAAGCTGAAAACCGTTAGTCAAATAGTCGCGATCGCTCTGTTAATTGCTCCTCTCTCTGATGCTTGGAGAATCCCTTCTTTAGTTGCTTTCTGGATTTCTGTCGCTCTTACTTTGATTTCTGGATTAATTTACTTGTTGCCGCCAAATCAATCAATTAAGCTATCAGCAACTATTAAATAA
- a CDS encoding sugar transferase, protein MCTASVHSLVRDDCSQQYLYHPQVHPSVNNKVKRLIDIFGSLLGLAITAIVIIPIAIAMQLDDPGSVFYSQMRCGLNGKRFRIWKFRSMVMNADQFQHLVKNEANGYIFKNENDPRITRVGKFLRRTSLDELPQFWNVLKGEMSLVGTRPPTPDEVQFYEIHHWERLKVKPGITGEWQTQGRSHVKDFEDVVRLDIAYQQNWSVGYDLKLIVKTIQVVVNKKGAC, encoded by the coding sequence TTGTGCACTGCATCAGTTCATTCACTGGTTAGGGATGATTGCTCCCAGCAGTATCTCTATCATCCACAGGTGCATCCATCGGTAAATAATAAAGTTAAACGTTTAATTGATATATTCGGTTCATTACTTGGGCTAGCCATAACTGCTATCGTTATTATCCCGATCGCGATCGCTATGCAGCTAGATGATCCAGGTTCCGTATTTTACAGCCAGATGCGCTGCGGTTTAAACGGCAAACGCTTTCGGATCTGGAAATTTCGTTCTATGGTAATGAATGCGGATCAATTCCAGCATCTGGTTAAGAATGAAGCCAATGGTTATATTTTCAAAAATGAAAATGACCCCCGTATTACTCGTGTTGGTAAATTCCTGCGCCGTACCAGCCTTGATGAATTACCTCAGTTTTGGAATGTTCTCAAGGGAGAAATGAGCTTAGTTGGAACTCGTCCGCCAACTCCAGATGAAGTTCAATTCTACGAAATTCATCACTGGGAACGGTTGAAGGTTAAACCTGGTATTACTGGCGAATGGCAAACTCAAGGTCGCTCTCATGTTAAAGACTTTGAAGATGTGGTACGTCTGGATATAGCCTACCAGCAGAATTGGTCTGTTGGTTATGACCTTAAATTAATTGTCAAAACTATTCAGGTAGTTGTAAATAAAAAGGGTGCTTGTTAA
- a CDS encoding Crp/Fnr family transcriptional regulator: MIARSGNRPQLAGFAWDDLNFSQYLLDNGLMEEKYSARELNSNMNALMSAAPLFAGLPQPAVDKAIANVVTRSHPANQVILLENDWGGSVYFILNGWVKIRTYNMDGKEVTLNILGQGELFGEMAALDQVPRSTDVITLTPTMIGSMPSQDFVQLVKTEPMAGVRLAQLMAKRLRQLNRRLRLRESDSVSRVADTLIFLAEGQGKPKAQGTEIPNLPHRELSSLSGLARETVTRVLTKLEKKGLILREHDLLIIPDLAALEDTIA; encoded by the coding sequence TTGATCGCACGCTCAGGCAATCGCCCACAATTAGCAGGTTTTGCTTGGGACGATCTCAACTTTTCTCAGTATTTACTAGACAATGGTTTAATGGAAGAAAAATACAGCGCCCGCGAACTCAACTCCAATATGAATGCGCTGATGAGCGCCGCTCCTTTATTTGCGGGCTTACCACAACCTGCTGTGGACAAAGCTATTGCTAATGTAGTCACCCGTAGCCATCCAGCCAATCAAGTGATTTTGCTAGAAAATGACTGGGGTGGGTCGGTTTATTTCATCTTGAATGGTTGGGTGAAAATTCGTACCTATAATATGGATGGCAAAGAAGTCACCCTCAACATCCTGGGACAAGGAGAATTATTTGGTGAAATGGCAGCACTGGATCAAGTTCCTCGTTCCACTGATGTCATTACGCTGACTCCTACCATGATTGGTAGTATGCCATCTCAAGATTTTGTGCAATTAGTTAAGACTGAACCAATGGCAGGGGTGCGTTTGGCTCAATTAATGGCTAAACGCTTGCGTCAATTAAATCGTCGGCTGCGGTTGCGAGAATCTGATAGTGTTTCCCGCGTAGCAGATACTTTAATATTCTTGGCGGAAGGGCAGGGTAAACCTAAAGCCCAAGGCACTGAAATTCCTAATTTGCCTCATCGCGAATTAAGTAGTCTTAGCGGACTGGCAAGGGAAACAGTAACACGGGTACTAACAAAGCTGGAAAAAAAAGGGCTAATTTTACGCGAACATGATTTGCTAATTATTCCAGATCTGGCAGCTTTGGAGGATACTATTGCATAG
- a CDS encoding universal stress protein has product MSFHQILVAIDQSNLCEAVFSQALNLAELNKAKLMLLHCVNSEMIGESSITMPLEMGLYSPIVNTNYENQNIIMQQRLLETQAMLRRYCETATSRGVTTEFDYKIGDAGQYLCQVARAWGADLIVLGRRGHKGLTEVLLGSVSNYVLHNAHCSVLVVQEKNR; this is encoded by the coding sequence ATGAGTTTTCACCAAATTCTGGTTGCTATTGATCAATCTAACTTATGTGAAGCTGTATTTAGTCAAGCATTAAATTTAGCAGAGTTGAATAAAGCTAAATTAATGCTGCTACATTGTGTTAACAGTGAAATGATTGGTGAATCAAGTATAACTATGCCTCTGGAGATGGGTTTGTATTCTCCAATTGTTAATACTAATTACGAAAATCAAAATATTATTATGCAACAACGGCTCTTAGAGACACAAGCAATGCTGAGAAGGTATTGCGAAACAGCCACAAGCCGAGGCGTTACAACAGAATTTGATTATAAAATTGGTGATGCTGGGCAGTATTTGTGTCAAGTTGCTCGCGCCTGGGGTGCAGATTTGATCGTTTTAGGAAGACGAGGGCATAAAGGATTAACTGAGGTTTTGTTGGGTAGCGTGAGTAATTATGTATTGCATAACGCTCACTGTTCTGTGTTGGTTGTTCAAGAAAAAAACAGGTGA
- a CDS encoding DUF2232 domain-containing protein, which yields MENSHDESESKPLNNNTDSSEEVNPNEQLTEGTSQQNDSPDQPLQGISDRVYQEGKTPLSMVETAFLASTASLIWLINYYFPLGPLLRIFFPIPIALVYLRWGHRASWMSALVSGLLLSVLMGPTRSILFFIPYGLMGVQLGALWRRGSNWLLSIGIGGLIGTFGFFFRFWLLSILLGEDLWVYLMTQITEIAEWVFVKLGFLAQPNLLLVQAIALAMVILNNMIYLFVVHLVALLLLDRLGNPIPRPPRWVQVLVDYDY from the coding sequence ATGGAAAATAGTCACGACGAATCGGAAAGCAAGCCTTTGAACAACAATACAGACTCATCTGAGGAGGTTAACCCAAACGAGCAACTAACTGAGGGTACATCTCAACAAAATGATTCGCCGGATCAACCGTTGCAAGGAATCTCTGATCGGGTTTATCAAGAAGGTAAAACGCCGTTGAGCATGGTAGAAACAGCGTTTCTTGCCAGTACTGCAAGCTTGATTTGGTTGATTAATTACTACTTCCCCCTCGGCCCGCTACTGCGAATTTTTTTCCCGATACCAATTGCTTTAGTCTACTTACGGTGGGGGCATCGGGCATCATGGATGTCGGCATTGGTTTCTGGGTTGCTTTTATCTGTGTTGATGGGGCCAACGCGCAGTATTTTGTTTTTTATCCCTTATGGATTAATGGGCGTACAGCTTGGTGCTTTATGGAGACGCGGTTCTAACTGGTTATTGTCAATTGGTATCGGTGGATTAATTGGAACATTTGGGTTCTTTTTTCGGTTTTGGTTACTCTCTATTTTGCTAGGGGAAGATCTCTGGGTTTATTTGATGACTCAGATTACTGAAATAGCAGAGTGGGTGTTTGTAAAGTTAGGGTTTTTGGCTCAACCAAATTTGCTGTTAGTGCAAGCGATCGCATTAGCTATGGTAATTCTCAACAATATGATTTATCTATTTGTTGTTCATCTGGTGGCGTTGCTGTTACTAGATAGATTAGGTAATCCTATCCCTAGACCACCACGCTGGGTACAAGTACTGGTGGATTACGACTATTAA
- a CDS encoding TIGR00303 family protein → MTDDQELIKIYTEIAQGKQWVQKYRGKLPVFACILGFTETGLIPGISAAGSTPDARRYTAIADAEFLFNGSQVKPKYPLPPLDAGASPVLISRAVVEALDIPLYIFNAGLPQSPSVPNIDLGGIPAACLTFGNALPLATVKHLLVQGLNWGEKLAAKTPNGYVILGECVVGGTTTALSILTGLGLSAAGKVNSSHPKCNHQQKWDLVQTGLRRSGLINIDDFLKFEINDLTNQLQSIDPLKLVAAVGDPMQVVVAGMAIAASRTSGVLLAGGTQMLAVYALIKKIAECYCLEWQPEQIVVGTTRWVAEDLTGDTVGLASAVGQVPLIATTLSFAASRYHQLRVYEQGYVKEGVGAGASAIAAHLYRDWNQTQLLQAIESLLESINH, encoded by the coding sequence ATGACCGATGACCAAGAATTAATTAAGATTTATACGGAAATAGCACAAGGGAAACAATGGGTACAGAAGTATCGCGGGAAATTACCTGTATTTGCTTGTATCTTAGGTTTTACTGAGACAGGTTTGATTCCTGGTATTTCAGCCGCAGGTAGCACACCTGATGCTCGACGTTATACTGCGATCGCAGATGCAGAATTTTTGTTTAACGGTTCCCAGGTAAAGCCTAAATACCCCCTACCCCCCCTAGATGCTGGAGCTTCCCCAGTATTGATTTCCCGTGCTGTAGTTGAAGCATTAGACATCCCTCTATACATATTTAATGCTGGTTTGCCCCAATCACCATCAGTACCAAACATTGATTTAGGTGGTATTCCAGCAGCTTGTTTAACATTTGGTAACGCTTTACCGCTAGCAACAGTTAAACATCTACTGGTTCAAGGTTTGAATTGGGGAGAAAAATTAGCCGCAAAAACTCCTAACGGATATGTAATTCTCGGTGAGTGCGTTGTGGGGGGAACTACTACAGCACTAAGTATCCTTACAGGTTTAGGGCTCTCTGCTGCTGGTAAAGTTAATAGTAGCCACCCTAAGTGCAATCATCAGCAAAAGTGGGATTTGGTACAAACTGGGTTACGACGCTCTGGACTTATTAATATTGATGATTTTCTCAAATTTGAAATTAACGACTTAACTAATCAGCTTCAATCTATAGATCCTTTAAAATTAGTAGCCGCAGTAGGCGATCCGATGCAAGTAGTAGTAGCTGGGATGGCAATTGCTGCTAGTCGCACCAGTGGGGTTTTACTTGCTGGCGGTACACAAATGTTAGCTGTTTACGCTTTGATTAAGAAAATTGCTGAGTGCTACTGTCTAGAATGGCAACCTGAACAAATTGTTGTGGGAACGACTCGGTGGGTAGCAGAAGATCTTACGGGTGACACCGTTGGACTAGCTTCCGCAGTGGGACAAGTTCCCCTGATCGCCACCACATTAAGTTTTGCTGCTTCTCGTTATCATCAATTACGAGTTTATGAGCAGGGATATGTTAAAGAAGGGGTGGGTGCGGGTGCAAGTGCGATCGCGGCTCATCTATATCGAGACTGGAACCAAACTCAACTTCTGCAAGCTATTGAATCGTTATTAGAAAGCATAAACCACTAA
- a CDS encoding extracellular solute-binding protein — protein MKRRAFLTGAGTLALSQLVAGCQGSKTETLNIRLLRNSIPPQLLNEFRNSLKPSPKLNFAPITQLSEIVKSLETWKKPADPQNNKLKIPFFSPKQPEISDLVTLGDYWLESAIQQQLIQPLALDKLKNWQQIPKQWQELVKRNEQGQLDASGKIWGAPYRWGSTVIAYRKDKFKSLGWTPTDWSDLWREELRDRISLLDQPREIIGLTLKHLGSAYNTANLDEVKNLKDALKKLHQNVKLYSSDAYLQPLILGDTWLAVGWSTDVLKAIKNEPRIAAVVPQSGTALWADLWVRPKLVSANSTSETPNLEDLADQWIDFCWQQKSASAISLFTEAVSPVLINMAGNDIPKDLVKNQLLLPNKQIIQKSEFLHPLSKATEQQYRSLWKEIRNIKL, from the coding sequence ATGAAGCGACGCGCTTTTTTAACGGGTGCTGGAACCTTAGCATTGAGCCAGCTAGTAGCAGGTTGTCAGGGTTCTAAAACTGAAACCCTCAATATCAGACTACTAAGAAATTCTATTCCTCCTCAGTTATTAAATGAGTTCCGTAATAGCCTCAAGCCCAGCCCAAAGCTTAACTTTGCTCCCATAACACAGTTAAGCGAAATAGTTAAAAGCCTAGAAACCTGGAAAAAACCCGCAGATCCACAAAACAACAAGCTAAAAATTCCATTTTTCTCACCTAAACAGCCAGAAATTTCCGACTTGGTGACATTGGGGGATTATTGGCTAGAGTCTGCAATTCAACAGCAGCTAATTCAACCACTAGCACTTGACAAGCTGAAAAATTGGCAGCAGATACCAAAGCAATGGCAGGAATTGGTTAAGCGCAACGAGCAAGGTCAGTTAGACGCTTCTGGAAAGATCTGGGGTGCGCCTTATCGCTGGGGTAGTACGGTAATTGCTTATCGCAAGGACAAGTTTAAGTCTTTAGGTTGGACACCTACTGATTGGAGTGATTTGTGGCGAGAGGAATTACGCGATCGCATTTCTTTATTAGATCAACCCCGTGAAATAATTGGTCTAACTTTGAAACACTTGGGGTCTGCTTACAACACTGCCAATTTAGATGAAGTTAAGAATCTTAAAGATGCCCTAAAAAAGCTGCACCAAAACGTCAAGCTATACAGTTCTGACGCTTACCTACAACCCTTAATTTTAGGGGATACCTGGTTAGCTGTCGGTTGGTCAACAGATGTATTAAAGGCAATTAAAAACGAACCTCGAATTGCTGCTGTAGTTCCCCAGTCAGGAACCGCACTCTGGGCAGATTTATGGGTGCGACCAAAGTTAGTTAGTGCTAACTCGACTTCAGAAACACCAAATTTAGAAGATTTAGCTGACCAGTGGATTGATTTTTGTTGGCAACAAAAGTCTGCTAGTGCTATTTCTCTATTTACTGAAGCAGTCTCACCAGTATTAATTAATATGGCTGGGAATGATATTCCCAAAGATTTAGTGAAAAATCAGCTACTACTACCAAACAAACAAATTATTCAAAAAAGTGAATTTTTGCATCCCCTATCTAAAGCAACTGAACAGCAGTATCGGTCATTGTGGAAAGAAATTCGTAATATCAAGTTATGA
- a CDS encoding aldo/keto reductase: MRYRRFGKTNLQLSVFSLGTMRCLASSAEAYRTVNHAIAQGINHLETARGYGKSEQYLGEIFRTGLTVPREQVYITTKLPPAPDADTMRLWLDESLQRLNLDYLDCLAIHGINTWEHLEWVLASNGCMQPVQEATASGKIRHLGFSTHGSLEVILAAINTDLFEFVNLHYYYFFQRHAPAIALAHEKDMGIFIISPADKGGRLYTPPATLKELCTPFSPLELNYRFLLSDPRITTLSVGAANPDELTEPLTVADQDYPLTPIELKIIEHLHTQMVDTLSTNLCSQCYKCLPCPENINIPEVLRLRNLAVAYDMTDYGKYRYGMFGNAGHWFPGVKGANCTECGDCLPRCPQQLDIPKLLTDAHQRLNGTPRRRLWE; the protein is encoded by the coding sequence ATGCGTTATCGCAGATTTGGGAAAACTAATCTCCAGCTTTCAGTATTCTCTTTGGGAACAATGCGCTGTTTGGCATCTTCAGCAGAGGCTTACCGAACAGTAAATCATGCTATTGCCCAAGGAATAAATCACTTAGAAACAGCTAGAGGCTATGGCAAAAGTGAACAGTATCTTGGTGAAATTTTCCGAACTGGATTAACAGTTCCACGGGAGCAGGTATATATCACTACTAAACTACCACCTGCCCCTGATGCTGATACCATGCGTCTATGGCTTGACGAATCTTTACAACGCTTAAACCTAGACTATCTCGATTGTCTAGCAATTCATGGCATAAATACTTGGGAGCATTTGGAATGGGTACTAGCTTCTAATGGCTGTATGCAGCCTGTGCAGGAAGCGACCGCATCCGGTAAAATCAGGCATCTTGGCTTTTCTACACATGGCTCATTAGAAGTCATTCTCGCAGCTATTAATACAGATTTATTTGAATTTGTCAATCTGCATTACTACTATTTTTTTCAACGTCATGCACCAGCAATAGCATTAGCCCATGAAAAGGATATGGGCATTTTTATTATCTCACCAGCAGATAAGGGCGGTCGCTTATACACACCTCCAGCAACTTTGAAGGAATTATGCACTCCTTTTTCTCCGCTAGAGCTAAATTATCGCTTTTTATTGAGCGACCCTCGCATTACTACCCTTAGTGTAGGTGCAGCTAACCCAGATGAATTAACCGAACCTCTGACTGTTGCGGATCAAGATTACCCGTTAACACCAATAGAACTGAAAATTATAGAGCATCTACACACTCAAATGGTAGATACTCTCTCCACAAATTTGTGCAGCCAATGCTACAAATGTTTACCTTGTCCAGAAAATATCAATATTCCCGAAGTACTACGCCTGCGGAATCTAGCAGTTGCCTATGATATGACTGATTATGGTAAATATCGCTATGGAATGTTTGGCAACGCGGGTCACTGGTTTCCTGGGGTAAAAGGCGCAAACTGTACCGAATGCGGTGACTGTTTACCTCGTTGTCCCCAACAACTCGATATTCCCAAACTCTTAACAGACGCTCACCAACGTCTTAATGGGACACCTAGACGACGATTATGGGAATAA
- a CDS encoding bifunctional nuclease family protein — protein sequence MIEMKVAGIALDAVTRSPIVLLKDGSDRRALPIFIGQDQAKAIISALENQAPPRPLTHDLMANMFEAWNMKLERIIINSLQDNTFYALMIVSQGEVKKEIDARPSDAIAIAIRTNAPIWVMEEVIADASIPVDRDADEAERRAFRDFISRLRPEDLIQRGGFNGE from the coding sequence ATGATTGAGATGAAAGTTGCTGGCATTGCCTTAGATGCTGTCACTCGTAGCCCAATTGTGCTGCTAAAAGATGGTTCAGACCGACGTGCGTTGCCGATTTTTATTGGGCAAGATCAGGCAAAAGCAATTATCAGTGCTTTAGAAAACCAAGCACCTCCTAGACCTCTTACCCATGACTTGATGGCTAATATGTTTGAGGCTTGGAATATGAAACTGGAGCGTATAATTATTAACTCGCTTCAGGATAATACTTTCTATGCACTGATGATTGTGAGTCAGGGTGAGGTCAAGAAGGAAATTGATGCCCGACCTAGTGATGCGATCGCGATCGCGATCCGCACTAATGCCCCGATTTGGGTCATGGAAGAAGTGATAGCTGATGCTTCTATCCCTGTTGACCGTGATGCTGACGAGGCAGAACGTCGAGCCTTTAGGGATTTTATATCTAGACTGCGACCAGAGGATTTAATTCAGCGAGGCGGCTTTAATGGGGAATAG
- a CDS encoding riboflavin synthase, protein MFTGLIQALGTIRPQGEDRFGISCLGDASKTLLLDLAIGDSVAVDGVCLTVEKILPQGFVAAASPETLTRTTLGQQQQAAAYVNLEGSLRVGSKLGGHFVTGHVDGIGCLDSVVQTAQAWEMRFTATPLFADQWQRQIARYIVPKGSIAVNGVSLTVADCDSDSTWFCVAVIPHSFAETNLRYLQPGSWVNLEGDILGKYVEKFMGFSSSARDIKNSDRQYEITPTFLAENGYF, encoded by the coding sequence GTGTTTACAGGATTAATTCAAGCACTGGGAACAATTCGACCACAGGGCGAGGATCGCTTTGGAATTTCCTGCCTTGGGGATGCCTCAAAAACACTTTTACTGGATTTAGCGATCGGTGATAGTGTGGCAGTCGATGGGGTTTGCCTGACTGTAGAAAAGATTTTGCCCCAAGGCTTTGTAGCAGCAGCTTCGCCAGAAACTTTAACTCGTACTACTCTAGGGCAGCAGCAGCAAGCAGCAGCTTACGTCAACTTGGAAGGTTCTTTACGGGTTGGTAGCAAGCTAGGGGGGCATTTCGTCACTGGTCACGTAGATGGCATTGGTTGTCTAGATTCAGTAGTACAAACAGCGCAAGCTTGGGAAATGCGGTTTACAGCAACGCCATTATTTGCTGACCAGTGGCAAAGACAAATTGCGCGTTACATAGTCCCAAAGGGAAGTATCGCAGTTAACGGTGTTAGCTTGACGGTGGCAGATTGTGATTCAGACAGTACTTGGTTCTGTGTAGCTGTAATACCCCACAGTTTTGCCGAAACAAACCTGCGTTATTTACAGCCTGGAAGCTGGGTAAATTTGGAAGGCGATATTCTTGGTAAGTATGTCGAAAAGTTTATGGGTTTTTCTTCTTCTGCTAGAGATATCAAAAATAGCGATCGCCAATATGAAATTACGCCCACATTCTTAGCAGAAAACGGCTATTTTTAA
- a CDS encoding M23 family metallopeptidase, with the protein MSIEAENPKQSSSNSTPLSIFYRRSLLIQGLGWVGGLGVLSNGLMFANAEPTQDTATNTTTESPRNVIVDAEPVLDVAPKNSAPDAPSPSVSQRHQDPVVVHQPSAPERKSQLVFARQASPERKSEPVAVRKSSSPERANNSDVAVAQPKRTYPNLVVPATPEEIALPNVIPNTTAASTKVPISVKNNVYVDATVEPSDDYSIKVGRNNSRLQQSDNKPVISLKQPSTCKTVLRGPGLYRGLCGAVKLSPQTATAYRTIAVPPPQSVAVRLPNLTKPSLKNKKVANIASVNISPIRVSSPKAYASSYRRFTPVAAVQRSLPSLSSLPTTVNSYISNIYPQLLPSNGNSSFIFPLTVPASITSAFGWRMHPVLGSRRFHAGTDIGAPMGTPVVATSPAYVASAGWMGGYGKAIILQQSQTQQTLYGHLSEIFVQPGQIIEQGTIIGRVGSTGRSTGPHLHFETRELTSQGWVATDPGLQLEYAMAQLASSLRASQIITQPGS; encoded by the coding sequence ATGAGTATAGAAGCGGAAAACCCAAAGCAATCCTCCAGTAATTCCACCCCTTTAAGCATTTTTTATCGGCGTTCCCTACTAATCCAAGGATTAGGCTGGGTTGGCGGTTTAGGTGTCCTCAGCAATGGGTTAATGTTTGCCAATGCGGAACCAACCCAGGATACAGCCACCAATACCACAACAGAAAGTCCCCGCAACGTCATTGTAGATGCAGAACCTGTTCTAGATGTTGCGCCTAAAAACTCGGCTCCAGACGCGCCTTCACCATCTGTATCCCAACGACACCAAGATCCAGTTGTAGTACACCAACCTTCAGCCCCAGAACGTAAATCTCAACTTGTTTTTGCACGTCAAGCTTCCCCAGAACGTAAATCTGAACCAGTAGCTGTCCGCAAATCTTCTTCACCAGAAAGAGCTAATAATTCAGATGTTGCTGTTGCTCAACCAAAACGTACTTATCCAAATTTAGTTGTACCAGCTACGCCTGAAGAAATAGCACTGCCAAATGTCATCCCCAATACGACAGCAGCCAGCACCAAAGTTCCTATTAGCGTAAAAAATAATGTTTACGTTGATGCTACTGTTGAGCCTAGCGATGACTACAGCATTAAAGTAGGTAGAAACAACTCGCGCCTGCAACAATCTGACAACAAGCCTGTTATTTCCCTAAAACAACCCTCAACCTGCAAAACTGTGTTACGGGGGCCAGGACTATATCGGGGACTGTGTGGTGCAGTAAAACTGAGTCCACAAACCGCAACGGCTTATCGTACTATTGCGGTTCCTCCTCCTCAATCTGTTGCCGTGCGACTGCCTAATTTAACCAAGCCAAGCTTGAAAAATAAAAAAGTTGCTAATATTGCCTCAGTTAATATTAGTCCTATTCGAGTTAGTTCCCCAAAAGCTTATGCGAGCAGCTACCGTCGTTTTACACCAGTGGCGGCGGTGCAGCGAAGCTTACCAAGCTTATCCAGCTTACCGACAACAGTAAATTCCTATATTTCCAATATTTATCCACAGTTATTGCCAAGTAATGGCAACAGCAGCTTCATTTTCCCCTTAACAGTTCCTGCATCCATCACATCAGCCTTTGGCTGGCGGATGCACCCAGTATTAGGCTCTCGCCGTTTTCACGCGGGTACTGATATCGGCGCACCGATGGGGACACCAGTAGTGGCAACTTCCCCTGCTTATGTAGCTAGTGCTGGTTGGATGGGTGGCTATGGCAAAGCAATTATTCTTCAGCAAAGCCAAACCCAACAAACTCTCTATGGTCACCTATCAGAAATTTTTGTTCAGCCAGGTCAAATAATAGAACAGGGAACTATAATTGGGCGCGTAGGTAGCACTGGCAGATCCACTGGCCCACATTTACATTTTGAAACCCGTGAACTGACATCTCAAGGCTGGGTAGCCACAGATCCAGGGCTGCAATTAGAGTATGCTATGGCTCAATTAGCTAGTTCTTTACGTGCCTCCCAAATAATCACCCAACCAGGCAGTTAA